The Nycticebus coucang isolate mNycCou1 chromosome 5, mNycCou1.pri, whole genome shotgun sequence genome window below encodes:
- the ERMARD gene encoding endoplasmic reticulum membrane-associated RNA degradation protein isoform X11 has product MKLTSCLERALGDVFLLVGKECPFLLRDLLASKELAQVFGQSVMNVLKVFLGSPRGLNLRNILWHGFVSPQEIPPKYCSMMVLLTAGLGQLLENYLQQTKLTFTHRSAVTLTNFEDLIVFPDVTYEMLLVLEEVMTKSTFILEIMSPYWEIAVTTFKAHRFADCAMLLLTQLETGLRRVFTTVNKCPQRLLTAESTALYTTFDEILAKHLNDGKINQLPLFLGEPAMEFLWDFLNHQEGPRIRDRLSHGEINLRDFPKEVTNQLLAFSLVLLLRFVDEDLLLVLQVKAEIKLLIGLTEGYVSRCHPVSQLKKQVLRCEESIGAWPLLLGPEEPVQEPRLVDNSETNACHSLITKIMCELHQHVPESPHTLSKAGKLPAERWPQVLGRLCSTPIPTLFCPRAVLEVVAVLRRISAQCQQVSSQVILSLELRHRKWVERTLRSRQRQNYLRMLSSVRLLSPMLSLILLLITLELVNVHVVGGKPACESQQYLKFLKWILQYTENLVAYTSCEKNKWHETVSLTYTALSKIWTFSEKKQMLTQLAKKSTNI; this is encoded by the exons ATGAAACTGACATCGTGTCTGGAACGAGCCTTGGGTGAC GTATTTTTACTGGTTGGGAAGGAGTGCCCCTTTCTTTTAAGAGACCTTCTTGCCTCCAAGGAGCTTGCACAAGTGTTTGGGCAGTCGGTG ATGAATGTACTAAAAGTCTTCCTTGGCTCTCCACGGGGTCTCAACCTGCGTAATATCTTATGGCATGGATTTGTGTCGCCACAAGAAATTCCTCCTAA ATACTGTTCGATGATGGTCCTGTTGACAGCAGGACTAGGCCAGTTACTGGAGAATTACCTTCAACAAACAAAGTTGACATTCACACACCGGTCTGCTGTGACTCTTACAAACTTTGAAGATTTGATCGTTTTTCCTG ATGTAACTTACGAGATGCTTTTGGTATTAGAAGAAGTGATGACAAAGTCCACTTTCATATTAGAAATCATGTCACCCTATTGGGAAATTGCAGTGACCACGTTCAAGGCACACAG GTTTGCTGACTGTGCCATGTTGTTACTGACACAACTAGAGACTGGACTCAGGAGAGTTTTCACCACAGTTAACAAATGCCCACAGAGACTCCTGACTGCCGAG tcAACAGCTCTTTATACCACCTTCGATGAA ATTTTGGCGAAACACTTGAACGATGGTAAAATCAATCAGCTTCCTCTTTTCCTTGGAGAGCCTGCTatg GAATTTCTCTGGGATTTCCTGAACCATCAGGAGGGTCCCCGTATAAGAGACCGTTTAAGCCACGGGGAGATTAACTTGCGTGACTTTCCAAAGGAGGTGACAAACCAGCTGCTTGCCTTCTCCCTTGTCCTCTTACTCAGATTCGTTGATGAAGATCTGTTGTTAGTTCTTCAG gtaaaagcagaaataaagttGCTGATTGGTCTTACAGAAGGCTATGTGTCTCGTTGCCATCCGGTTTCTCAGCTTAAAAAGCAG GTGCTGCGCTGTGAGGAGAGCATTGGAGCTTGGCCCCTGCTGCTGGGTCCTGAGGAGCCTGTCCAAGAGCCCAG attgGTAGATAATTCTGAAACAAACGCCTGCCACTCCTTAATTACAAAGATCATGTGTGAGCTCCATCAGCATGTGCCCGAGAGCCCTCACACTCTCAGTAAGGCGGGTAAACTCCCTGCTGAGAG GTGGCCCCAGGTGCTGGGTAGACTCTGCAGCACACCCATCCCCACACTGTTCTGCCCAAGGGCTGTCCTGGAGGTGGTGGCCGTGCTCCGGCGCATCAGCGCACAGTGCCAGCAGGTGTCTAGCCAGGTCATTCTCTCCTTGGAGCTGAGGCACCGGAAGTGGGTGGAGAGGACTCTGCGGTCCCGCCAGCGGCAGAACTACCTGCGCATGCTCAGCAG TGTTAGGCTTCTGTCTCCCATGCTTTCCCTGATCTTACTGCTCATCACACTGGAATTGGTCAACGTTCATGTCGTTGGTGGGAAACCTGCCTGTGAGTCTCAGCAGTACCTGAA GTTCTTGAAGTGGATCTTGCAGTATACAGAGAACCTCGTGGCTTACACCAGCTGTGAGAAGAACAAGTGGCATGAGACTGTCAGCCTCACATACACAGCACTGTCGAAAATTTGGACTTTTAGTGAGAAGAAGCAAATGTTGACACAATTAGCCAAAAAATCCACAAATATATAG